Proteins co-encoded in one Oncorhynchus masou masou isolate Uvic2021 unplaced genomic scaffold, UVic_Omas_1.1 unplaced_scaffold_956, whole genome shotgun sequence genomic window:
- the LOC135538413 gene encoding hatching enzyme 1.2-like has protein sequence MEQSPSLTLLLLLLLGLSQANPLMEDGSGPEILTDNPEAVDITERILTTNNGSSQFLLEGDMVAPTTRNAMICYSAGCFWKKGLNGLVEVPYTVSSSFSSSDKQGIENALRAFPSKTCIRFVPRQNQVDFISYEPKDGCWSSLGRVGGQQTVSLQMNGCVYFGIIQHETLHALGFQHEQTRSDRDQYVTINWRNIDSNNAYNFDKQNTNNLNTPYDYSSVMHYGKTAFSINGMDTITPIPNPDVPIGQRQGLSTTDILRINRLYGC, from the exons ATGGAGCAAAGCCCCTCTCTcaccctgctgctgctgctgctgctgggcctCTCTCAGGCCAACCCTCTCATGGAGGATGGAAGTGGACCAGAGATCCTAACAGACAACCCAGAGGCTGTAGACATCACTGAGAGAATTCTGACCACTAATAACGGCTCCAGTCAGTTTCTGTTGGAGGGGGACATGGTGGCACCAACAACCAGAAACGCCATGATTTGCTATAG TGCAGGGTGCTTCTGGAAAAAAGGCTTGAACGGATTGGTTGAAGTGCCCTACACAGTGAGCAGTAGCTTCAGTTCCTCTGACAAGCAGGGCATTGAAAACGCCCTCCGGGCCTTCCCTTCCAAGACCTGCATTCGCTTCGTGCCTCGGCAGAATCAGGTTGACTTCATCAGCTACGAGCCCAAAGATGGGTGCTGGTCCTCTCTTGGTAGAGTGGGAGGCCAACAAACGGTCTCTCTCCAAATGAACGGGTGTGTTTACTTCGGCATCATTCAGCACGAGACTCTTCACGCTCTGGGCTTCCAACACGAACAAACCAGGAGCGACCGTGACCAGTACGTCACGATCAACTGGAGAAACATCGACTCTAACAATGCCTACAACTTCGATAAACAAAACACCAACAACCTGAACACTCCCTATGACTACAGCTCTGTCATGCACTATGGAAAAACAGCCTTCTCTATCAACGGGATGGACACCAtcacccccatccccaaccccgaCGTGCCCATCGGCCAGAGACAGGGGTTGTCCACCACGGACATCCTGAGGATCAACAGACTCTACGGCTGCTGA